TTAAATCGTAAGTGTTTGAACTTATCTAAcattttctcaatgtaatgtGTTTGACTAAGTTCATAACCCCCACTATTTCTTTTAACTTTAATCCCCAAAATGGTATCAACTTGTCCAagatctttcatcttgaaagaggactttagaaaattctttgtttcTAGAATTCCATCCATGGTATTGCTCATGATcaacatatcatccacataaagacAAAGAAATATTGCAGTATCGTTCTGCACCTTTGTGTATAGACATTTGTCGCAAGAATTCGGAATGAATCCATTTGAAATTATGACCGAGTCAAATTTCTGATGCCACTGTTTTGGCGCCTGTTTTAGGCCATATAGAGATTTTACTAGTTTGCACACTTTCTGTTCATTTCCAGGAAGTATGTAACCCTCTGGTTGTTCCATGTAAATTTCCTCATCTAAATCTCCATTTAAAAATgcagttttaacatccatttgatgtaCTGCAAGATCATTTATTGAGGCTAATGCAAACAATACTCTAATTGTGGTtgttcttgcaactggtgcATATGTGTCAAAGTAATCAATACCTTCTTTTTGTCTAAATCCTTTGGCTTTTAATCTAGCCTTATAGGTGTTTAATGTTCCATCAGTATGAAACTTTTTCCTAAACACCCATTTACATCCAATAGGTCTTGAACCTTTTGGAAGATCAACTAGTTCCCAGGTTTGATTAGACAAGATTGAATCCATTTCATCTCGGATTGCATCTTTCCAAAAAGAGGAATCCCTTGAAGCCATGGCTTCCTTATATGTTTTAGGATCATCCTCTAATTGCAGAATAATAGGAATTTTATGCACATCATTCTTACAATTACCTTCAACAAGGTAAAAGGAAATGAGTTGAGAATCGATTTCATCTGAACCTAAGTTCTTAGTCTTTCGaattctcttactttttctaggTTCAGGTTGTATTTCTACAACTTCTTGAGAATCTATATCTCGAGATTCCTCATTAGTGTGCGTTTCATAGTCTTTATTCTTTGTTATAAGATTTTCAAAGAATTCCACATCTCTGGATTCGACTATGACATTAGACTCTAGATTTAGAAGTCTATATGCCTTACTGTTTGTGGCATATCCGACAAACGCACATCTAATTCCACGGGGACCCAATTTTGTTCTCTTTGGATCCATATTTTTGTAATATGCTACGCACCCCCACACTCTAAAATAACCAATATTGGGTGATCTACCCTTCCATATTTCATATGGAGATATTCCGGTCATTTTTAGGGGTATCCGGTTCATTATATGACATGCGGATAAAAGTGCCTCGCCCCATAGATTAAATGATAATTCAGAGTGCATTAGCATGCAGTTTATCATTTCTTGATAGGTTCGATTCTTTCTTTCAGCAAGACCATTTTTTTGTGGTGTACGCGATGCAGAACATTCATGTATAATACCATGTTCTTTACAAAAAGAATCAAATTCTGTAGAGAAATATTCTCCACCCCTATCACTTCTCAAAACTTTGatagttttatttaattgattttctaCTTCTGCTTTGTATGATTTAAAGACATTAAAAGCatcatctttatgcttcaatagGTAAACATGAGTGTACCTAGAACAATCGTCTATGAATGTTATGAAATATCTATTTCCCCCACGGGTTAGCATGCCATTAAATTCACATAAGTCAGAATGTACAAGATCAAGTAAATTAGACTTTCTTTCAACACTTTTGAAAGGTTTTTTGATCATTTTAGATTTAACacatatttcacatttttcaaATTCATGAATGTTACATGAGATTAATTTGGACTTAATTAGTCTATTCATAGTACTAATACCAATATGTGCTAATCTAGAATGCCATAAGGAAACAGAATCAATCATATAAGCAGAATTGGAAACTTTATTAATAATGTTATCAATAGTACATAATTTGATCATTCCCTCAGCGGAATATCCTTTTCCTACAAACACCCCATTACGAGTTAATATGAGTTTCCCAGATTCATACACAGATTTGATTCCTGGTTTTCCCAACAAGTCCCCACTAACAAGGTTCCTACTCATCTCTAGAGCATGCAACACATTAACAAGAGTAACTTTCTTTCCGGAAGTGAAATTGAGTTCGACAGTTCCAGTTCCAACAACCTTTGATCGAACTTCATTTCCCATCTGCACTTCTTGATCATCAGTTGATTCAGAGTAAGTCTTGAACGATGCTTTGTCATATGATACATGAACAGAGGCACATGTATCATACCACCACCCTGCAACTTTACCCTTTACAGCCATAACTTCGCTCACAGTAGCGATTATTTCATCATCAACTTGAACAGCATTCACTTCCTTTTTAGCCTTGTTTTGTCTGCAGTCTCTAGCAAAGTGGCCAGGCTTTTTGCAAACATAGCAGCCACCCTTTGGACCTTTTGTTCCATTGTTGTTTTTGAACTTATTATGTTCTTTCTTTGGTCCGAGATGTTGCTGTTTGCCATCATATTTTTTCTTGCCTTTTGCCGTTACAGTATTTGCCTTAGAAAAACCAGAAGACTCAGCCTTGTCTCTAACCTTCGATTCCTCCTCGATTCGAAGGTGTTTCTGAATTTTCTCCAAAGAGAAGTCTTCAGAATTGTGCAGCAGTTTCTTCCTGTAACCATTCCATGAAGGTGGCAATTTTGCAATGATTGCACCAACTTGAAAGGCTTCAGGGATATCTATTTTCACTGCCTTTATCTTGTTTACGAGAACCTGTAACTCGTGCACTTGTTGCAGAATAGGTTTTGTATCTAACATTTTGAAATCGAAATATTTAGATATTAAGAACTTTTTGGTACCTTCTTCCTCAGCCTTGAATTTGAATTCCAATGCTTTCCATATTTCCATTGCGGACTGAGTATCTGTGTACAGATCATAGAGACGGTCGGAGAGAGTGTTCAGAATGTGTCCACGGCACAACAACTCATCCTCTCTGCGCTTCTTTCTTTCGGTCTTGagttcatcagaatcatcatctttTGGTTCAGCAATTGGTGTTAGATCAGGGTCTAACACATAATATATCTTCAGTGCAGTCAGAAGAAAAATCATCTTGTCTTGCCAGCGAGTGAAATTTGTTCCATCGAAGCGATCAAGTTTGACAAGATCCTGGTTCATAACTTTGATACTGGAGACAGAAGCATCGGTAGCCATTTGAATCTACTTTAAGATTGTTAGAAAAATAGGATTGATCGTGAtggaaatcactttccttaaagtatttcaagcactctttgaatttcgtcttagagtttggatgtaggaatacccaggataatcagccttggttcgagtttgcacaagactaatgaaaactcgataagcagcGAAGTATTTTCTGGAAAACAGAGGATAAGATTGTGTGTTCTGAATTCTGAACATGcactctatttataggcaaaaacagaacaattcataaggttgcgacccttcatgAATTATGTCTGTTACCAACAAATATGTGAATAATTGCGACCCTTCATGAACAGGTGCAAAATTCGAATTCCAAATCAAACAGACGTTACGGCAACCGAGTCGCCATCGATGCGTCGTGCTAAAGTGCCTCAAGTGCCGTGCCGtctacaagccgccactagcgcctctacgcccacgccGGTGTCGCCGGTGGCGAGGGGTGGTGTGAAtggaacatgtgacataaaagcttgggaccaccaaaccatgcacatgtaACACTACATCCTCACTTTGTCACTTTGTTGAATGTTtggcatttaatgatatataaatgctttggaaagttgctccactttctatgtgggacttcattccaatccattcaatgcaaaatcaacacacttgtcattttggaacactatgtaattattactccttgagtaaTCATTACAATATTGTTCACATTAATCTCTCTGCCTTTTTCCATGGACTACCACTCCACATAAGATAACTTATATGCAAGGGCAGAGGCACAATGGTGGTTTGTGTATGTTGTAGCTACCCCAAGCTTTAACTATTTGTTACCAATAATATATAACATAAATTTGTGGTCTCATACCTCAGATTTTTCACAAGTGGATAACACCCATAGTGGTGACATCttctcatttctttgtttgtttcaaGTTTTAACTAAAATTCACACGCTCCATTATTCTCTTTCTTGCTATGTGTGTGacctttttaatattttagatTCTCCCTAATATCATAATATGCATCACTTTTagagtggtgtaattttacaacACTTATTTTGACTGGTTATAgtaggtcaacacattattttttttttttgaaaaagatatcattaaaaatttgttatatattaaatttctttaaaaaagatgtgttgacatgttatactaaattaaaaaaaaagtagtgtaaaattacaccactctAAAAATGGTGCACATTAGGGGTCATTCCTTTATCATTTGACTTGTTTCATACACATATGGTATAGATATTAGATAAAATGAATGAGTATCTTTTTTTGTAAAAGCAACAACAATAGCAACTTGCTCTAAGAAAAAAAACGAACTTGAACTCGCTCCTTTTGATTTTGCTCCTGCTGCATCAACATAAGGATTTCTACTGACTGCTTTTGATTTTGCTCCTGCTGCTTCACGAACTTCTTTTTATAAGTCAAAATAAATTATAGATAACACAAGGGGCTATATAAATCCACTTAGAGAGGACTCAGAGGAGGAAACAAATAATTCAAAATAGGCTCTAACAAGATGCCTACATACTACTAGAGCAGCAAATTGAAATAAAGATAGACAGATCCCACCCTTCTGCTAGTACTCAAAACGTACAGCAAGATGGACCAGCCCTCCTATAAAACGATTCAAGCAAATCGGTCACCTAGTAAGAACTTCCAGCTCAAGGTAACATTGAATAACAGAAACTTGCTTCATCTTGCTCAGTTAGTATGTTGCTGCCCCATAACATGATattcgattttttttttttttatccataCTCCCTTCTTCTCAAAAGAAAATTATGGTACAATTCTTATGAGTCACTTAGAATCTCTTGTACTAATTTTACATTTCTTATACTTATAAAAAGTTATTAGtcatatatatgattttttttttgcacattccttatatgataaaaattgaaatattcTAATAAACCATATTCCTTTAGATCTTAACCCCCCTCTGCGATTCCAGCCTCCACCCCTGCTCATATGGTCAAGCTAGAACTCTTAGCAAGAGGAAGAAGCAGAGACAAAATGATGACAAACTCCAGAGTTTAAGCAAAAGGCATAAGTGTATTTGGATTTTCGTTGAACTCAACACATATGATTTTCGTTGAACTTAACGTAGACCCACGCTGAACTCGAAGTTACAGAATCACGTTTCCCCATTTCACGTTAAACTCAACATAACAAATTCTAATTTTTCTATTAGTACCTTGAGATATGTGAAATCATGTTTGCGTTTGCAAGTTAAACCAAACATACACTAATTATATACTTGAAAATAGTATTATATATACGTGAAATCATGTATTATAGGGCTTGAAAATAGTATTAATAGAAGAATAATATGAGAATGAGAGATGCATGCTGTTGACACTTAATTGAAAGTTATGTAATAGTAATTAGAAGAAAGGTTTGCTAACCTGAAGAGTTCAATCTCAACAAGAGTGGTTGTTGGgcaaaagtaaatattaaaccCAACAATCACAAGATAAAATAACAAGATGCAAACAAATCACATGTATGTCGTCATCCCAACTGAACATGATTTATTCAATAGAAAAACAAACGCTAGTGCAAACTTGAATATATGAAAGTGAGGTCCAAAATCCACAAACATCATTACAGAATATAAAAGTGCCGATAAATTTAAGATATTTCCACGAACCACCAATTAACTTTCTTTCATTTGATACAAGAAATAACATTTCCTCATCCTTACTATAGAGTATCCACTTGAGTTGAGCAACTTATGATGTCAACCTTTGCGGACGGCGAGTTTTGAAGCAAAAAGTCCATTGTACCATCAGGTATAGATGAAAacatttctttcttcattgcTCTCCTTAACTTGGCAGCAATAGCTTTCCCTGACTTGGTAGTTTCTTTCTGTAACTTGGCTTGTATCAGTATCTTAATAAATCCATGTGAAAGTGGTTTATGTATCACTTTCAATGACTTCAAGCTACCCAAGATAGGATACTTTAGCTCCAATAAATGAGGAATTAAGGAGAGAACCTGAGCAAAGAGGGGTGAGGATGATAAGTTAGGAACGCAAGTAATTGATCTTTggcaaaattttaaaatgaaagaAGCAAATGTGAAGAATTTACCTGAAGAGTACTTGTAGAGATTGTCAACGATTTTATATTGGCAAGCTCTTCCAACCAGCTGAGTAGAATAAAAGGAGTAGACGTGGGGTAATTTAAGCATGTTCCTAAATCAATCTTTGCTTCTTCATTAGACAGAATTTGTGCATCAATATTCACTTGTTCAAGGGAAGAAATATTTCTGCTCCCACTAAGGAGCTGAAAAGGAACACCCGTAAATGCAAATGTGCAAAGATTCGGAGAAGATAGTTCGATTGAGTACAAGAAGTTTCGAGAACGGTTATGCACAGTTAAATTGCAAAGAGTTGTACTTGATATGCAGAGTACCTCTGCATCCCTCAAGCTACAACTGACAATGTTCAAACTATTCAACTTGTTGAGAGACGAAAAGGGCTTTGCACAACGGTCATTGCCATTTGCACAAAAGGCAAAATGCTCTAGATGCAATGTGGTTAATGCTGGCAAATTAAGAGACTTGggaaataacattttaaaaaaatgatctGCAGACTGAACATTGAGCTTAAGAGATGTCAAAGTCTGAGACGAAAAGATGCAGGATGGAAAGTTTCCAGTGTCACACATGACAGTCAATCCTAATTGCTGGACATTGTGTGAAACGGCGTACTTTGCAATCCTTTCAAGGAGATAGGGCTGAATGGGAAGATTAAGCTCAAAATCTAGATCGTGTAACGCGACCAGGCCATCTCGAAGAGTCAAAAGTCTAGACACGAATCTGGAGAATTGCGGGAAGGTCGAAAAGCCCGGGGAATAATGTACAATGAGGGTTTGAAGGTGTTTCCAAAGATTTTTCCATTTTTTGGATAACATGGAAGTTTGAACTGCATATTTGACATTCATAAATGACAAAATGTGAAGGAGAATGCAATCAGGCAAGTTACTGAGCCTGTCATTTTCATTCACGTTGTGTCTTCGTCTCTTCTCCCGCCTTTGGCGCCCATAACCTCTCATCCCTTGAATTATAAATTCAAACAAGTACCTAAGCATAAAAAGGCAAAGAAatagaatgattttttttttttgcacaatCTGAATTCAGTAAGGAACAAGAATAGAATAAGTAAGTACGTGTTTGTCAATCAATAGATGACTCAAGTTGTTGTTGGTATGGGGAAGAATGACAGAGCTTTCGATTAAACATTTGTGTGGGTCTAGCTTGAGATGTTTGGTTTGACGTTAGAGTCAACTCAAACGTGATTTCAAGTATtaataaataagttataatttgCCATAATGTGAATCAGATAAACAAAATTTTGACACGTTGGCATCAACACAGATTCGCATTGATTTCAACCGAAATTTAACTAAGCATGAAAAGGTAAGGTAAACGAAATTATTTCCTACCATCTAACATAGAAGAAAACATACTTGAGAGATCCCAGAAACTAACAGAGCCAGAAGCAATTGTGGCGCAGTTCACTAAGCAAATTCGTTTCTTTGGAAAACCTAAAAAGTGGGTTTAAGGATCGGCATTGGGCCACGATTATCTCTTATTCAAAATGTGGACCGAACCGAACgatcttttctttttgttgttgTATCTTTGTGAAACTTATGAAAAATCTTGTAATTCATTCTGGTATTTAATTTAAACTTCAATTTATCAAATCAGATAAATTAGCATACCAAGTTActtaacaaatatttttttgaacgaTACTTTAACAAAATGTTAAAACTGGAACTGTTGATTTTATTTAGACGACTGTTGAATTTGATATATTAGGGCCAAGTTTTACAAATTACCTTAATCGAAAGTCTAAACGTCTATCATTCAAATTAGTAtacaattttcatttttaaaaaaaaattagtatacAATTTTTCCTCAAAAGAAAAAACTAGAAAACAATTTTGATTGAAATTGAACTAATAAGGTTAATATAAATTGATCGAATGAATTTAATATATGTAGTTACGTTAGGATATCAAATTACTTAAAGTGAAATTGCAAAGtgaaagttaaataaatttcaAAGAGTAGGGCTCCGTTTACACCGGTGTGAGTCTAAAACTCTTATACTTATTATTGTTCATTGATCAAATTTAAATCTAATGGTACCAAATAATTTAAGTTAGTAAGTCACGTGATTGAGGAGGGCTTCGTGATTTTCTATCTCCCTTATCCCTGTTTCCCTTTTTAATTGCTGGTTACCTCTATCCTTCCACTGAATTTTCCCTTGCCGCAATCTGTTAAACCTCACCGTTCTCTCTCCTTTTTCTGCTCTGTTCCATGATCTCAATGGTATATTTAGTCGATCGGTTTTTTTTATTAGGTCCCTGCTCTCGATTGTGCTtgttcttttctctttcttcgTGTTCAACGTAACATATTCTTCCATCTAGGGGTGAGAATAGGCTGGGCTTAGGTAGGCTTTGtgtgaataggcctagcctgtttaaaaatcttaaggctTGAGCCTGACCTGTGGCCTGTCAAAAGCTTTTTTTGAGTCTGGCCTGAACTTCTCGAAAGCCTGGCATGACCTGGTAgcctatttaaatttaaatgcctATTTCACAACAAGAGTTTTACGTTTGCTAACAAACTTGTTTGTACAGAAGCTATCAAACTTATAAACTAACGGGTTAAATTATactgaaataattttttcaacaatCAGACTCATAATATTATAAGTTATTAGGTAGAGATGATACTAAACTAgagattatgttggtttcttaAAGTTGGAGAGCTGGTATAAAATCACACTTCATATTAAGGTAtttaaatatgttatatatctatttctaaatagacttataactttgagtcattatataagtcaatttgcttaaatatataaaaatgtcaataagtatataatatgaagatattatgataaatttctaatatatacACATCATCaatggtaaaatatatttatactaatcatatttacaatgtaccaaaaaaatactaatcattTTTACTTAAGTAGGCTAGCCTATAAGGCTTAAAAGACTTTTTGAATAGTCTAAGCCTAtcatttttaactaaataggctttttaaaaagcctaagccttgcCTATTTACCAATTTGACATGGCCTGGCCTAAGCCTGTGGTAGGCTAGATCATAGGCCCCTACGAACGGCCTCGCCTGTTCCCATCCCCATCAAATATAACAATTAAATAAATCAGATATAGCAATGGCACAATTGTGATGATTTTCTTCCATGAAGTATTATATACAATTGATAGATGAATATGTGACGTTGTGGCCCTTGTGGGTAGTTATTGTGCATATAGAATTTTAGAAAACAATGAGAAATTAAATATTCAAGAGAAGGTGATATGAAATTTGAACCTAGAACTAACGGGAACAAAACACATACAGACGAGAGAGAGAACAATGAGGTTTGACAGATTGTGGCTAGGGAAAATTCAGTGGGAAGGCAGAGGTAACCAGCAATTGAAAAGGGAAAAAGGATAGGGAAATAGAAAATCACGTGAGTACCAACTTAAATTATTTGGGACCATTAGATTTTAATTAGATCAATGGACAATAATAAGTATAAGAGTttaagggcctgtttggtttgtgcgttttctgttttcattttcactaaaattagaaaataggagtgaaaatatgtttggttaattttttgaaaatgttttcttagAAAATATTTTCGGAAATGGGCTCAaatctgaaaataaaaaaaagacgttttcattgttttctttgaaAATCCGTGAAAATGGAAATAGTGGACACGCGGTGGCTGTCTTGTAAATAAGTGGAACTTTAATTTGTATTTGCTTTAAGTACTTACGCGTCCTGGGCTCAAATCTTGCACACACTAAAATTTATCCTATTTAACACAATAGTACTTTATTTGGTTCGGTGTCATCTGTTACTGCATCACGAGAAATTTGTCATCATccatattttattaaaatcctttttattttttactttttattttattcaatttgTTATTAATCATGTATTCaagtcaaatttttttttttgaaataaagtCAAACTACTCATGTTTATCCATATTTACGTTATCTATACAAACAAACATAacgtcaatatttttttttatccatatttataattattttgttCAGAATGTTTTGTActactttatattttttttattccattctcattttaatttttttagatgttaaaaaataaatttttattatcattaataacCCACATAATAAAATTTGTTCATAAATTATTCATATATAAAAGTTATTATATatgaataattttaaatatactcttttattattttaaagttATTTTCATAATCATTTGAAAATAGTTTAACCAAACACATTTTCAATATTTTCATTtccagaaaatgaaaatatgaagttaaaccaaacatattttcttaatttcaaaaatttgaaaatgaaaatcatttttagaatatgaaaacagaaaatgaaaatagaaaatgttttctcaCAGGTGTAAACGGAGTTCTCCTCAATTTCAAATTATCAAATTTGATAAATTAGAATGATTTACACACACAATCAGAGAGCTATCTTAGATTCTGTAAATAAATTCCTATTGCCATGATGGATACAAGTCAAAAATAGCTTCCCCATGGTAGCCCAGTTCAAGAAAACTAAAAGTTCTTGAAATGTCGCAACCGGAACCTGTGAGAGCTCCTTCTCGCCAAAAGGAAGAAATTGGAAACAACACTCCAATTCTTGATAATTTCACAAAACGACTGGAGCGTCGCATTGAGGAGCAACAAACGTCAGTGCATGCTTCACGCATACATACAAGGAAGAAGATTCTCAATTTGCAGGTCGTCAAGCTGAGAAATTCGTTATCCATGAACGAACAAGAAATCATAAGAGGCAAGAAGTTAAGCATAGATATGTCAGGACCACAACTCGCCATGAACGAGTTTCTAGCCAAACAGCTGACCACAACTTGGCTATAATTCAAAATCCGTTCTGAGGAAAACACAATGGATGTTCCTAAAGCATTCAAAAAGTCAAAAGAAATAGAACCACATATGCCTTGGTTTGTAGAAACACTTCCTTTAACTTAAAGGAAATGAGTGTTGCAGTGGTTCCAATCCTTCCCTCCCTTTTCCATTAGAGGATAGGAAAAATTACTGCGCAGTTCTTCCAATACTTCATCCCAACACGGGGTTGCCCAAAACTTCCCCCTCATTGAGGAAAATCAAGCAAGGGAAGCATGAATCTCTTCATGATAACCTAACCAAGCATGAATCTCTGCTTTTCCCCATGGAATTAAAGCCACCAGAAACGAGACACAGCTCATAGGGACACCAACTTGTCGAAATCTGGATGACAAGCTAGAACTCTTAGCGAGAGTAAGCATGAGAATATGAGAATGAGAGTTCAAAAGATATATATTGCAAAATAATATACAAATTTGAAGGAGATGCATACTGTTACCACTTGAAATTTGAGTATAAGCAGAATGTGGATCAGTAATATGACAAGTAATTTATAAGTGAGATTAATCCCACCCTTCTAGCAATTGAGAAGCACTTTATTTTAGGAAACtttgataaaaataaagaagCCAGTGATAATAGAGCACCTGTATATATTGTCCATTATCATACCattaagtaaaaaaataaatctGTACCCATAAATTATCACACCAACTTGCCCAGCAATGTGAATTCAGTGTGACAACTGACAAATATCGCTTGCTGGACTCATAAATCAGCAAATAAGCGACCTACACTACAAGAGATAATGATGTACTTGAAAAAGTAAACATGATACAAGAAGAAACCAGAAATGCACTAAGAAAAAAGGCTTGCTGAGTGCTGACATGAATCTTTAATAAAAAGATTGGTATGTAATCCCTCCCAAGTGAACATGATTTGTTAAATATCAACACAAACGCTAATGAAAACTTGAACATATGAAAATGAGATCCAAAATGTCATGACAGAAAATGAATGTCAATACAATAGTTCTttccttcttcctttcttctcatCCAACCTTCATTTACTTGAAAATAAAGATCTTACCACAAATCACCTATTTACTTTCTTTCATTTGACATGTAGAATTTGTTTCTCAACCCAAGTCCCACGGGACTCCTAATAAGCATAGATAGATATAACCAAAGAGAATGAGGGAAACAGACAAGGAAGAAATAACTCTAGTAATTATAAACATCATCTTGAGCAACTTGTGATGTCAACCTTTGCAGATGGCGAGTTTTGAAGCAAAAAGTCCACTATTCCATCAGGTATAGATGAAAATGAATCTTCCTTACTAGCTTTCGGTAACATGGCAGCAGCAGCTTTCGGTGATTTGGTAGTTGCTTTCTGTAACTTGACTTCTCTCAGTACCTCAATAAATCCACGTGAAAGTGGTTTCTGTATTACTTTCAACGACTTCAAGCTACCCAACAAAGGGAACTTAAGTTTCAGTAACTTAGGATGTAGACAGAGAACCTGAGCAATGAGTGATGAGGATGAGTTAGGATCGCAAGTGAAATGATTTTTAACAAAATGTTAGAATGAAAGAATCATATACTAACATGCAAATGCGAAGAATGTACCTGAAGAGTACTTGTCGAGACTGTTAAAGATTTTATATTGGCAAGGTATGCCAGCCAGAtgagtagaaccaaaggagacaGCTTTTCCAAATTAGCATACCAAATTGCTACATCAATATTCACTTCTTCAATGGAAGAAAGATTGCTGCTCTCACTGAGTAGCTGATAAGGAGTACCAGTAAAGGCAAAGGAATGAAGGCCTGGAGAAGATAGCTCAATATTGTACTCGTACAAGTCCAGAAACTGATTAAAAACAGTTAAATGGCAAAGAGATGTATTTGAAATGCAGAGGATATCAGCATCACTGAGGCTACAACTGCCAACGATCAAACTATTCAACCTTTTAAAGGACGAAAAGGGCTCTGCACGACGGTCATTGTCATTTGCACAAAAGGCAAAATGCTCTAGATGCAACGTAGTTAATGCTGGCAAATTAAGAGATTTCGGAAGTAGCGTTCGCTCCGAAAGAGAACCTTTAGGTTGAACTGCGAGCTTAAGAGATGTCAAAGTCTCACACGAAAAGACGCTGGGCGGAAAGTGTTCAATAGCACACGTGACGGACAATCCTAATCGTTGGACATTGTGTGAAACAGCATATTTTACAATCCTTTTGAGGAGGTGAGGCTGAATGTGACCATCATGCTCAAAATCTAGACCGTGCAGCGCGGTCGAGCCATCGCGAAGAGTCAAAAGCCGAGACACGAATTTGGTGAAGCTCTTATATGTCCAAAAGTTTGAGGACAGTAGTATGAGGGAAGGAAGACGTTTCCAGAGATCCTTCCATCTTGTGGACAATATGCAAGTTTGAACCGCGGCTTTGGCTTTCACAAATGATAGAATGTGAAGGAGAATGCAATCAGGCAAGTCACTGAGTCTATCTTTGTtat
This is a stretch of genomic DNA from Lotus japonicus ecotype B-129 chromosome 1, LjGifu_v1.2. It encodes these proteins:
- the LOC130747775 gene encoding F-box/LRR-repeat protein At3g26922-like, with amino-acid sequence MRGYGRQRREKRRRHNVNENDRLSNLPDCILLHILSFMNVKYAVQTSMLSKKWKNLWKHLQTLIVHYSPGFSTFPQFSRFVSRLLTLRDGLVALHDLDFELNLPIQPYLLERIAKYAVSHNVQQLGLTVMCDTGNFPSCIFSSQTLTSLKLNVQSADHFFKMLFPKSLNLPALTTLHLEHFAFCANGNDRCAKPFSSLNKLNSLNIVSCSLRDAEVLCISSTTLCNLTVHNRSRNFLYSIELSSPNLCTFAFTGVPFQLLSGSRNISSLEQVNIDAQILSNEEAKIDLGTCLNYPTSTPFILLSWLEELANIKSLTISTSTLQVLSLIPHLLELKYPILGSLKSLKVIHKPLSHGFIKILIQAKLQKETTKSGKAIAAKLRRAMKKEMFSSIPDGTMDFLLQNSPSAKVDIISCSTQVDTL
- the LOC130718840 gene encoding putative F-box/FBD/LRR-repeat protein At1g78760 — translated: MSNSTDEMLMPPKAKRGRQSLNENENEDNKDRLSDLPDCILLHILSFVKAKAAVQTCILSTRWKDLWKRLPSLILLSSNFWTYKSFTKFVSRLLTLRDGSTALHGLDFEHDGHIQPHLLKRIVKYAVSHNVQRLGLSVTCAIEHFPPSVFSCETLTSLKLAVQPKGSLSERTLLPKSLNLPALTTLHLEHFAFCANDNDRRAEPFSSFKRLNSLIVGSCSLSDADILCISNTSLCHLTVFNQFLDLYEYNIELSSPGLHSFAFTGTPYQLLSESSNLSSIEEVNIDVAIWYANLEKLSPLVLLIWLAYLANIKSLTVSTSTLQVLCLHPKLLKLKFPLLGSLKSLKVIQKPLSRGFIEVLREVKLQKATTKSPKAAAAMLPKASKEDSFSSIPDGIVDFLLQNSPSAKISTSWCPYELCLVSGGFNSMGKSRDSCLVRLS